In Camelina sativa cultivar DH55 chromosome 16, Cs, whole genome shotgun sequence, a single window of DNA contains:
- the LOC104750463 gene encoding keratin-associated protein 6-2-like produces MTSNKLWSRKPEVKTGKSEFPVTRFLRGQIESIKNTTTGPGIGGGIGCGAGIGFGLTGGLGIGANEGLNHSNMVLGFGLGCGVGFGFGYGFGVGGGYSFDDIKDRFDL; encoded by the coding sequence ATGACATCAAATAAACTCTGGAGCCGTAAACCAGAGGTCAAAACCGGGAAATCCGAGTTTCCGGTTACCAGATTCCTCCGTGGACAAATCGAGAGCATCAAGAACACAACCACTGGTCCAGGAATCGGCGGCGGTATTGGCTGCGGCGCTGGAATCGGCTTTGGTCTCACCGGTGGACTCGGGATTGGCGCCAATGAAGGTCTGAACCATTCTAATATGGTTCTTGGATTCGGTTTAGGTTGCGGTGTCGGGTTCGGGTTTGGGTATGGGTTTGGTGTTGGCGGCGGGTACAGTTTCGATGACATTAAAGATAGGTTTGACCTATGA